From a region of the Leptospira kmetyi serovar Malaysia str. Bejo-Iso9 genome:
- the fliD gene encoding flagellar filament capping protein FliD, whose amino-acid sequence MPAFTIPGLSSGQDTNLIVKKLVELEAKPIRRLEQQNSFNKAQSKAWSDLKVVTTDLQNKTRALISFTAPFAMKNIISEPEGVVSGDASRSASAGKRKIEIKELATYHQISGDKTDANKQIPAGRFKIFSGDSEKEIEFSGGTIRDLAAAIKVGAAGLVNTGLVKVDGDNYVLTLTAGLSGKDRKLKFEDSNGVLQAANLVGASEPADPPKELSLLPEQDQILVFQPEKYGVPADAKPVFKEENGKKWMEIASVGSFQFGIPTTELKKNTRIELVTSVEFAQEDKLELGILYKENDKEKMIFETASKQNGKVVLNLKNFPTGQKAHKILFANSSGKTVILDSFHIVIPGEFRGAKPAKEIAEAKDAVFLVDGIEVNRPKNEGLTDVLDGVSLNLHKKTEAPVNIDIKTDSDKGIEMIKEFIAAYNTVLKFSKESTAVDKNATVRDGKEEGGEIGQSFWEGKTKTGLLSGEHTVLRLIAGMKTVASSSYPVSGESSVRMLSDIGISTGNVGSKWADIQDGFLILDEEKLKTKLAENPDAVRNLFAIDTNSDARMDTGVAVDLLEHVKPYTQYAGGLVAGKVKMLEEQVTDNNKKIKEYENHLVSYEKKLKSKFLYMEQGVGKNKAVGAYLNNNLKGARNE is encoded by the coding sequence ATGCCCGCATTTACGATTCCAGGACTTAGCTCCGGACAAGATACAAATTTGATCGTAAAGAAATTGGTGGAATTGGAAGCCAAACCGATCCGCCGACTTGAGCAACAGAATTCGTTTAACAAAGCTCAGTCAAAAGCGTGGAGCGACCTCAAAGTAGTCACGACCGACTTACAGAATAAAACAAGAGCACTTATATCTTTTACCGCTCCGTTCGCGATGAAGAATATCATATCCGAACCGGAAGGTGTTGTCAGCGGAGACGCGTCTCGTTCGGCGAGCGCGGGCAAACGCAAAATCGAAATCAAAGAACTCGCAACGTATCATCAAATCTCCGGAGATAAAACGGACGCGAACAAACAAATCCCTGCGGGAAGATTCAAAATCTTTTCCGGCGACAGCGAAAAGGAAATCGAATTCTCGGGCGGAACGATCCGGGATCTCGCGGCCGCGATCAAGGTCGGCGCGGCCGGTCTTGTCAATACTGGACTCGTTAAAGTGGACGGAGACAATTACGTTCTTACTCTTACGGCGGGATTGTCCGGTAAGGATCGCAAACTTAAATTCGAAGATTCTAATGGAGTTCTGCAAGCCGCGAACTTAGTGGGCGCGAGCGAACCTGCCGATCCTCCGAAAGAATTGAGTCTTCTTCCCGAACAGGATCAGATTCTCGTTTTTCAACCGGAAAAGTACGGTGTTCCCGCGGATGCAAAACCCGTTTTTAAAGAAGAGAACGGTAAGAAGTGGATGGAAATCGCGAGCGTCGGTTCGTTTCAATTCGGAATTCCCACCACGGAGTTGAAGAAGAACACGAGAATCGAACTCGTTACTTCCGTTGAATTCGCTCAGGAAGACAAATTAGAATTAGGAATTCTTTATAAAGAAAACGACAAAGAAAAGATGATCTTTGAAACCGCTTCCAAACAAAACGGAAAGGTCGTGTTGAATCTCAAGAATTTTCCAACGGGACAAAAGGCTCATAAGATTCTTTTCGCGAACTCGAGCGGTAAAACCGTAATATTAGATTCTTTTCATATAGTGATTCCGGGGGAATTTCGCGGCGCTAAACCCGCCAAGGAAATCGCGGAAGCGAAGGACGCGGTCTTTTTAGTGGACGGGATCGAAGTCAATCGCCCCAAAAACGAAGGACTTACGGACGTGCTCGACGGAGTTTCCCTGAATCTCCACAAAAAAACCGAAGCCCCGGTGAACATCGACATCAAAACGGATTCCGATAAAGGGATCGAGATGATTAAAGAGTTCATCGCCGCTTACAACACGGTATTAAAGTTTTCTAAAGAATCGACCGCCGTGGATAAGAACGCGACGGTTCGCGACGGAAAGGAAGAAGGCGGAGAAATCGGACAAAGTTTTTGGGAAGGAAAAACCAAAACCGGTCTTTTATCGGGAGAACATACCGTTCTTCGTTTGATCGCGGGTATGAAAACCGTCGCGAGTTCCTCTTATCCCGTCAGCGGTGAAAGTTCCGTAAGAATGTTAAGCGACATCGGAATCAGCACCGGAAACGTCGGCAGCAAATGGGCCGATATTCAGGACGGGTTTTTGATTCTCGACGAGGAAAAACTGAAAACAAAACTCGCGGAAAACCCGGACGCGGTTCGTAATCTTTTCGCGATCGACACGAACTCGGACGCGAGAATGGACACCGGGGTAGCGGTGGATCTTCTCGAACACGTGAAACCTTATACTCAATACGCAGGCGGACTTGTGGCCGGAAAGGTGAAGATGCTGGAAGAGCAGGTCACCGATAACAACAAGAAGATCAAGGAATACGAAAATCATCTCGTGAGTTACGAGAAAAAACTGAAGTCCAAGTTTCTTTATATGGAACAGGGCGTCGGTAAGAACAAAGCGGTGGGCGCCTACTTGAACAACAACCTCAAAGGCGCGAGAAACGAGTAA
- a CDS encoding LIC_12936 family protein, with protein MKAKLFYFLIMISAFAGISGQEFEPDGKVKILPYEQGQIKDLELLGKDIAEFHKRIESRLAFLNRRKQIQDNLYSQFIPAYEDQIPQSRNRYMLDLRFVLKVSGAKEQSAALKLESIVFWSRKSLISKMRPQYEEISILRNDKLSSESPDSIELVVRKKTDSGTKEVVYNVATIREPAQRVKLVRIYRTNLLEIIRRIDKYVEGNIKTTAEDVETTLREVENGGPYQENLPKE; from the coding sequence ATGAAAGCCAAATTATTTTATTTCCTGATTATGATTTCCGCCTTTGCCGGTATTTCGGGCCAAGAGTTCGAACCGGATGGTAAAGTGAAAATCCTACCTTATGAACAGGGACAAATTAAGGACCTGGAACTTTTGGGAAAGGACATTGCGGAGTTTCATAAGCGAATCGAAAGTCGCCTTGCATTTTTAAACCGAAGAAAACAGATCCAAGACAATCTTTACAGTCAGTTTATTCCCGCGTATGAGGATCAAATTCCTCAAAGTAGAAATCGTTACATGCTCGATTTGAGATTCGTTTTGAAAGTTTCCGGAGCTAAGGAACAAAGCGCGGCTTTAAAATTGGAATCGATCGTGTTTTGGAGTAGGAAATCATTAATTTCCAAAATGCGTCCTCAGTATGAGGAAATCAGCATTCTTAGAAACGATAAACTCAGTTCCGAATCACCGGATTCCATCGAATTGGTGGTGAGAAAAAAAACGGATTCCGGCACGAAGGAAGTCGTTTATAATGTGGCAACGATCCGTGAACCCGCGCAAAGGGTAAAACTTGTCCGGATTTATAGAACCAACCTACTGGAAATCATCCGTCGAATCGATAAGTATGTGGAAGGAAACATCAAAACCACCGCGGAAGACGTGGAAACCACCCTTAGAGAAGTGGAAAACGGCGGACCTTATCAGGAGAATCTTCCAAAGGAGTAG
- a CDS encoding STAS domain-containing protein, whose amino-acid sequence MEINHRKSGETNIVSLSGSLDIYTSIDLKTFFETNINKDNKNVVVNLEKLNYIDSSGIGMLIKQLNYVQDLNGSFFIANMKPAIEKVFKVAGLTSYFKTISPAEFSSNFP is encoded by the coding sequence ATGGAAATCAATCATAGAAAATCGGGAGAAACCAACATCGTAAGTCTTTCGGGTAGTCTCGATATCTATACCTCAATCGATCTCAAAACATTCTTCGAAACTAATATCAATAAAGATAATAAAAACGTAGTTGTAAATCTTGAAAAGCTCAACTACATCGATTCTTCCGGAATCGGAATGCTCATCAAGCAGTTGAACTACGTGCAAGACCTAAACGGTTCTTTTTTTATCGCGAACATGAAACCCGCGATCGAAAAAGTTTTCAAAGTCGCCGGTCTTACTTCCTATTTCAAAACCATCAGCCCCGCAGAATTCAGTTCTAACTTTCCGTAA
- a CDS encoding LIC10729 family protein, which translates to MVLHRFILVLFCFTFTSTGFLQSEENPKFKKFINFDHQGEDGAPLHTEDFRTYSELSTWAIHNGMQLERDRPDWAPGAGTGRLQDGLCRMIPEEGLRFYLTADPSRNEPLYIQMDLTQFTFTERPKGLKPRELRIYMNGVLKTTVRFPGGGDYSSQFPVRFRVDPGELIEGRMDFRLLPNAGELGRFWGIWDVLYNYRPQ; encoded by the coding sequence ATGGTTTTGCACCGATTCATACTCGTTTTGTTCTGTTTTACTTTTACCAGTACGGGGTTTCTCCAATCGGAAGAAAATCCGAAATTTAAAAAATTCATCAACTTCGATCATCAGGGAGAAGACGGAGCGCCTCTTCATACCGAAGATTTTAGAACGTATTCCGAGCTTTCCACTTGGGCGATTCACAACGGAATGCAGTTGGAAAGGGACAGGCCGGACTGGGCTCCAGGCGCCGGAACGGGCCGATTGCAGGACGGACTTTGTAGAATGATTCCCGAAGAAGGACTTAGGTTTTATCTTACCGCGGATCCGTCCCGCAACGAACCTCTGTATATTCAAATGGATCTAACGCAGTTTACTTTCACCGAAAGACCCAAGGGATTAAAACCGAGGGAACTTAGAATTTATATGAACGGCGTTTTGAAAACCACGGTTCGATTTCCGGGAGGGGGGGATTATTCTTCCCAATTTCCCGTTCGGTTTCGAGTCGATCCGGGCGAGTTGATCGAAGGGAGAATGGATTTCCGTCTCCTACCGAACGCCGGGGAACTCGGTCGTTTTTGGGGAATCTGGGACGTTTTATACAACTATCGTCCGCAATAA
- a CDS encoding OmpP1/FadL family transporter: MISNLGIKPRLFYPGILIVLASFFDSTLWAVDGLTRNAINARYEALAGTNTALGGSPIDVALNPANLSLTKGKKLEFGLGNSTIYNRYQDQFLDSNPNYAYTNDKKSQVNAPAPYIALKLPVTDNVDYGVALYIPGGAIGGVDKITRNTPTGQSLNDWAGVNIPGPIGDSKQIKETNSNQFAVVKLVNGLSVRLGNLSLGASLEAVYGTQKLNQKYYDITGTVEVPGQGYYYESSKKAFSIGGVLGANYAFTERFRVGYSYQAHSSVPLNGHYSIGLNNPYYYRKTGVSYEFDLPEKHSLGFSYGPENIKIAVDLIYTNYGSYLKKANQKLEDPWLPTPFGNLADADAHLNFRNQGGVLVGFEHKLSDSWVYRLGYSYNSLAIKSNGLGGTTGGFFSVYHVFAGGFSYLFDKWSLDLGVSYNGPKNHVSGAKGTDWDFSHSIKTGPTSFNNAGYSYGAESTILAVNIGATRRFD, encoded by the coding sequence ATGATTTCAAACTTAGGAATAAAACCCCGACTTTTTTATCCGGGTATTCTCATCGTTCTTGCTTCGTTTTTCGATTCGACGCTTTGGGCCGTGGACGGACTGACTCGAAACGCGATCAACGCAAGATACGAAGCGCTCGCAGGCACCAACACCGCGTTAGGCGGTTCTCCGATCGATGTCGCATTAAATCCGGCGAATCTTTCCCTGACAAAAGGGAAAAAACTGGAGTTCGGTCTCGGTAATTCCACGATCTACAACCGTTATCAGGATCAGTTCCTGGATTCCAATCCGAACTACGCGTATACGAACGATAAAAAAAGCCAAGTGAACGCTCCCGCTCCTTACATCGCGTTGAAACTTCCGGTTACGGATAACGTGGATTACGGAGTCGCGTTGTATATCCCGGGAGGAGCGATCGGCGGCGTGGATAAGATCACGAGAAACACTCCGACCGGACAATCCCTAAACGATTGGGCCGGAGTCAACATCCCCGGACCGATCGGAGATTCCAAACAGATCAAGGAAACCAACAGCAATCAATTCGCGGTGGTAAAACTCGTAAACGGTCTTTCCGTTCGTTTGGGGAATCTTTCCTTGGGCGCGAGTTTGGAAGCGGTTTACGGAACGCAAAAACTCAATCAAAAATACTACGATATAACCGGAACCGTGGAAGTTCCCGGACAAGGTTACTATTACGAAAGCAGTAAAAAAGCGTTTTCGATCGGCGGGGTTTTGGGCGCGAACTACGCGTTCACGGAAAGATTCAGAGTCGGTTATTCGTATCAGGCGCATTCTTCCGTTCCTTTAAACGGACATTACTCGATCGGTTTGAACAATCCGTATTATTACAGAAAGACCGGAGTTTCCTACGAGTTCGATCTTCCGGAAAAACATTCATTAGGTTTTTCTTATGGACCGGAGAACATAAAGATCGCGGTCGATTTGATCTACACGAACTACGGTTCTTATCTGAAAAAGGCGAATCAAAAACTGGAGGATCCTTGGCTTCCCACTCCGTTCGGAAATTTGGCGGACGCGGACGCGCATCTCAACTTCCGAAATCAGGGCGGGGTTCTCGTGGGATTCGAACATAAACTTTCCGATTCCTGGGTTTACAGACTCGGATATTCGTACAATTCTCTCGCGATCAAAAGCAACGGACTCGGCGGAACGACCGGAGGATTCTTTTCGGTCTATCACGTCTTCGCAGGAGGTTTTAGTTATCTCTTCGACAAATGGAGTTTGGATCTGGGAGTCAGTTACAACGGTCCGAAAAATCACGTGAGCGGAGCCAAAGGAACCGATTGGGATTTTTCGCACTCGATCAAAACCGGCCCCACTTCGTTTAACAACGCGGGTTATTCTTACGGCGCGGAATCGACGATTCTCGCGGTCAACATCGGAGCGACCCGCCGCTTCGACTAA
- a CDS encoding SpoIIE family protein phosphatase, producing the protein MNLYVLIPFSALLINGSLFAYVSALKGKSRTVSLYQRFSVLLSVWHIALILYWSFLPGNWPVIVFKVSSFAWIFIGCLFFEFAVQFTGSNYRFLIYFFRGLSLVSFLVTISTDLVIAGSSRAYWGDMIVGGPLYLPVSTFVIGIPTLTASLILIQSGIRSNNLLLKKQSRLVAYGTIFTYLLSYSTTLLPRYWNSSLTFPPISGSAALIQSICIFIAIQKYGFMDLKLEHIALRLYSEIREGVILLSSKGILLFINLSARKMLRLPENIGTGINFDLCGYLEGFPSDSFFERKEFINLSVQTEEQPHLSHEDFLHVPENKYLEVSSSPIPLSGKNGGRVYILRDITEKKESLEKIRKLLYRLDLDLDLARDIQEMITTRDFPDSPDYKIHSHFQPYVKVGGDILNVIKEKDDSLHILFGDVSGHGISAAMVAAMTSIAFGASTKRSKLTDHNLLFIHQLLKDTITLHFLSSVYMRYVPSIRRLEYSYGGHHPGLLIRNGVCSFIEGSGGILFAIASPKIQRYELDLQKGDRVLFYSDGLFEVKNREGNILGRNQFLEAVKSLVVDDTNSMIRSILSYSGSFGEGEMSDDVTIFCLEVF; encoded by the coding sequence ATGAATCTCTACGTTCTCATTCCTTTTTCCGCGTTGCTCATCAACGGTTCCCTGTTTGCGTATGTAAGCGCGCTCAAGGGAAAATCGAGAACCGTTTCCTTGTATCAAAGATTTTCGGTTCTACTTTCCGTCTGGCATATCGCGCTCATTCTTTATTGGTCCTTTCTTCCCGGGAATTGGCCCGTGATCGTTTTCAAAGTTTCTTCCTTCGCTTGGATCTTTATCGGTTGTCTGTTTTTCGAGTTCGCCGTTCAGTTCACCGGATCGAATTATAGATTTCTAATATACTTTTTCCGAGGACTTTCCCTCGTTTCTTTTCTCGTCACGATCAGCACCGATCTCGTGATTGCGGGAAGTTCACGCGCGTATTGGGGAGATATGATCGTGGGCGGGCCCTTGTATCTTCCCGTTTCTACGTTCGTGATCGGAATTCCCACGTTAACCGCTTCTTTGATTTTGATTCAAAGCGGAATTCGTTCCAACAATCTCCTTTTAAAAAAACAATCGAGGCTCGTCGCATACGGAACGATCTTCACGTATCTTTTGAGTTACAGCACGACCCTTCTTCCCCGTTATTGGAATTCTTCCCTTACGTTTCCTCCGATCAGCGGAAGCGCGGCTTTGATCCAATCGATCTGTATCTTCATAGCGATTCAGAAATATGGATTTATGGATCTCAAACTCGAACATATCGCTCTGCGGCTTTATTCCGAAATTCGGGAAGGTGTGATTCTTCTTTCTTCGAAAGGCATTCTTCTTTTTATCAATCTTTCCGCGAGGAAAATGCTTCGTCTTCCGGAGAACATCGGAACCGGAATAAATTTCGATCTTTGCGGTTATCTCGAAGGATTTCCTTCCGATTCCTTTTTTGAAAGAAAGGAGTTTATAAATCTCAGCGTTCAAACGGAAGAACAACCTCACCTATCGCACGAAGATTTCTTACACGTCCCCGAAAACAAGTACTTGGAAGTCTCCTCCTCTCCGATTCCGCTTTCCGGCAAAAACGGAGGAAGGGTTTATATTCTCAGGGACATCACCGAAAAAAAGGAATCGCTCGAGAAAATTAGAAAATTATTATATAGATTGGATCTGGATCTCGATCTCGCGCGGGACATCCAGGAAATGATCACTACCCGGGACTTTCCGGATTCTCCCGATTATAAAATCCATTCCCACTTTCAACCTTACGTCAAGGTCGGCGGGGATATTCTAAACGTAATCAAGGAGAAGGACGACAGTCTTCATATTCTTTTCGGAGACGTTTCCGGGCACGGAATTTCGGCTGCGATGGTTGCGGCCATGACCTCCATCGCGTTCGGAGCCTCGACCAAAAGAAGCAAACTCACCGATCACAATCTTCTTTTTATCCATCAACTTTTGAAGGATACGATCACGCTTCACTTTCTTTCCTCGGTTTATATGAGATACGTCCCCTCCATTCGAAGATTGGAATATAGTTACGGAGGACATCATCCGGGTTTGTTGATCCGAAACGGGGTCTGTTCCTTTATCGAAGGTTCGGGCGGAATTCTTTTTGCGATCGCGTCTCCGAAAATCCAAAGGTACGAGCTCGATCTTCAAAAAGGGGACAGGGTTCTTTTTTATTCGGACGGTTTGTTCGAGGTGAAAAACAGGGAAGGAAACATTCTCGGCAGAAATCAGTTTCTGGAAGCGGTCAAATCTTTGGTCGTGGACGATACGAACTCGATGATTCGATCGATTCTCTCCTACTCCGGTTCTTTCGGAGAAGGAGAGATGTCCGACGACGTCACGATCTTTTGTCTGGAAGTATTTTAG
- a CDS encoding bifunctional riboflavin kinase/FAD synthetase, with translation MITIHTLDQAGKTIHSPCVVTLGNFDGIHLGHQALLDRVLKVSKETGLASCVVTYDPNPAIVLGKNPDMKSLMTLADKEEWIRKQGIDFLVVLPFHKELAEMSAESFLEEILLKQLKAKNIIIGFNHCFGKGRRGNFELLQEYSEKLKYSVEKVDPVFLEEVKLSSSYVRGLISEGNVKEATRCLNRSYSVSGIVVGGHKRGRQIGFPTANVKTNSDILLPGIGVYAGFTVVEGIEYPSMINIGRNPTFGENAVTLESNIFDFQKEIYDQTVRVIFTERIRDEVKFSGVESLIAQLKEDEISARNILKSAATK, from the coding sequence TTGATCACAATCCATACACTTGACCAAGCCGGAAAAACAATTCATTCTCCCTGCGTCGTGACTTTGGGCAATTTTGACGGAATTCATCTGGGTCATCAGGCTCTTTTGGATCGTGTTTTGAAGGTTTCCAAAGAAACCGGACTCGCTTCCTGCGTGGTTACCTACGATCCGAACCCCGCGATCGTCCTCGGAAAAAATCCGGACATGAAAAGTCTCATGACCCTTGCGGACAAGGAAGAATGGATCCGCAAACAAGGAATCGACTTTCTGGTTGTTCTTCCGTTTCACAAAGAATTGGCGGAGATGAGCGCGGAATCCTTTTTGGAGGAGATTCTTCTCAAACAACTCAAGGCAAAAAACATCATCATCGGTTTCAATCATTGTTTCGGCAAGGGAAGAAGGGGAAACTTCGAACTCCTGCAAGAATATTCCGAAAAGCTAAAATACTCCGTGGAAAAAGTGGACCCGGTCTTTTTGGAAGAAGTAAAACTTTCCAGTTCTTATGTGAGAGGATTGATCTCCGAAGGAAACGTAAAGGAAGCGACTCGTTGTCTCAACCGCTCTTATTCCGTTTCGGGAATCGTCGTCGGAGGCCACAAAAGAGGAAGACAGATCGGATTTCCTACGGCAAACGTTAAAACGAACTCGGACATTCTTCTTCCCGGAATCGGGGTTTATGCCGGTTTTACCGTGGTCGAGGGAATCGAATATCCTTCGATGATCAACATAGGACGCAATCCTACCTTCGGAGAAAACGCGGTCACTCTGGAATCCAACATCTTCGATTTTCAAAAAGAGATCTACGATCAAACCGTACGAGTGATTTTTACGGAAAGAATTCGGGACGAGGTTAAATTTTCAGGAGTGGAAAGTTTGATCGCTCAGCTGAAAGAAGACGAAATTTCTGCGAGAAACATTCTCAAAAGCGCCGCTACGAAATAA
- a CDS encoding J domain-containing protein: MNDPGSKNNFPDHYKNLGLSPLASVERVKSRYRELAKIFHPDNRETGSSDLFQKFAQSYQILTHPTRRKEYDLQYLSRHPEILFKFKSAIEGKNDPHSPVKVKQIPASRILYAGQAVELAKRGLLRAGMRNKERKKYSGIYYDIRILLTMEELNSPLSAKIPLVVRVLCPDCRGSNVFCDSCGGKGTYKSFRNLNLEAEAGKLLPGKIYELDLSGLKPEGFVHFKKNRLKVKIELLDGGKK, encoded by the coding sequence ATGAACGATCCGGGGTCAAAAAATAATTTCCCGGATCATTATAAGAATCTAGGACTTTCTCCCTTGGCTTCCGTCGAAAGGGTAAAATCGCGTTATCGGGAATTGGCGAAGATATTCCATCCCGATAACAGAGAAACCGGTTCCTCCGATCTTTTTCAAAAGTTCGCACAATCGTATCAGATTCTCACACATCCGACTCGGAGAAAAGAATACGATCTTCAATATCTTTCCAGACATCCCGAAATTCTTTTTAAGTTCAAGTCCGCGATCGAAGGGAAGAACGATCCGCATTCTCCCGTAAAAGTAAAACAGATTCCCGCCTCGAGAATTTTATACGCGGGTCAGGCAGTCGAACTCGCGAAACGCGGGTTGTTGCGCGCTGGAATGAGAAATAAGGAACGCAAAAAATACTCCGGCATATATTACGATATTAGAATTCTCTTAACTATGGAAGAGTTGAATTCTCCGTTGTCCGCGAAAATTCCCCTGGTTGTGCGCGTTCTTTGTCCCGATTGCAGGGGTTCGAACGTGTTCTGCGATTCCTGCGGCGGAAAGGGAACGTATAAAAGTTTTCGAAATCTCAATCTCGAGGCCGAAGCGGGGAAACTTCTTCCCGGTAAAATCTACGAACTGGATCTTTCCGGACTCAAACCCGAAGGATTCGTTCATTTTAAGAAAAACCGTCTCAAAGTAAAAATTGAACTTCTGGACGGAGGGAAAAAATAG
- a CDS encoding SpoIIE family protein phosphatase: MNYYLFFPMAALFANTVFIAFVYARRTGNPIIRSYLFYLIGLDAWLFTYAFSWSYPPESWMTWAFKILSATWLPVGALYLEFIYAFLNRVPGVFLWFFRIGIPISYLLTLSTDWVIQGSVRYYWGYENEPGPLYLVVILSFVALPGFIGLGILIRSFFVSRKDQKKQIGLAILGSMSAMFLSFYSEIIQVDDQGRILSVPLTPIAVVIQSCLIFFAITRYGFLRINIEGLAVELFRDIHDGMILVKQDRSLYFMNESAMKILGISNTLPSHFYPSDFLRGYIESPNHLSREYQPIFNRNCRGVELTRSNIELAGSETGYLFILRDISEKIESREKIESIYSALSKDLEIAKIAQTSAISTKFPESSRYKFHSHFQPFELVGGDFLRALQRSDGKLDIFFADVSGHGISSAMVAGMLSISFQLVIETKPSPKTALEKIQTLLLNAVLNHHISAIYLSYDPNTKILEYSYAGHHPILIFRDGEIIPLEGAGRILLITAETELHNYEFQMKKGDILFLYSDCLFEVRNNEGEILGYENFMLKIREIPVHTPSNILKTSIDQALTFGKGKLTDDLAVLILEIF, encoded by the coding sequence ATGAACTATTACCTATTTTTTCCAATGGCGGCTCTTTTTGCGAATACGGTGTTCATCGCATTCGTTTACGCGAGAAGAACAGGCAACCCGATCATCCGTTCTTATCTTTTTTATTTAATCGGACTCGACGCCTGGCTTTTCACTTACGCTTTCAGTTGGTCCTATCCTCCCGAGTCTTGGATGACTTGGGCTTTTAAAATTCTTTCCGCAACTTGGCTTCCGGTCGGAGCGCTTTATCTCGAATTCATATACGCGTTTTTAAACAGGGTCCCCGGAGTTTTCCTTTGGTTTTTTCGAATCGGAATTCCAATCTCGTATCTACTGACTCTTTCCACCGATTGGGTGATTCAAGGGAGCGTCCGTTATTATTGGGGTTATGAAAACGAACCCGGTCCTTTGTATCTTGTGGTCATTCTTTCTTTCGTCGCGCTTCCGGGTTTTATAGGTTTGGGAATTTTAATCCGATCCTTTTTTGTTTCCCGCAAGGATCAGAAAAAACAAATCGGCTTGGCGATCCTCGGTTCCATGTCCGCGATGTTTCTGAGTTTTTATTCCGAAATCATCCAAGTCGACGATCAAGGGAGAATCTTATCCGTTCCTCTCACTCCGATCGCGGTCGTAATCCAATCCTGTCTTATCTTTTTCGCGATCACGAGATACGGCTTCCTGAGAATCAACATCGAAGGTCTCGCCGTGGAATTGTTCCGCGACATACACGACGGAATGATTCTCGTCAAACAGGATCGTTCGCTTTATTTTATGAACGAATCCGCGATGAAAATATTAGGAATTTCGAATACTCTTCCTTCTCATTTTTATCCTTCCGACTTTTTAAGGGGTTATATAGAAAGCCCCAATCATCTTTCGAGGGAATACCAGCCGATCTTCAACCGAAACTGCAGAGGCGTCGAACTGACGAGATCGAACATAGAATTGGCCGGTAGCGAAACCGGTTATCTTTTTATCCTGCGCGATATCAGCGAAAAGATAGAATCGAGAGAAAAGATAGAAAGTATTTATTCCGCTTTGAGCAAGGACTTGGAGATCGCAAAGATCGCGCAGACTTCCGCGATTTCCACGAAGTTTCCGGAAAGTTCCCGCTATAAGTTCCATTCTCATTTTCAACCGTTCGAACTTGTGGGAGGGGATTTTTTACGCGCGCTTCAACGTTCGGACGGAAAACTGGATATTTTTTTCGCGGACGTTTCGGGTCACGGGATCTCTTCCGCGATGGTCGCCGGGATGCTTTCGATTTCGTTTCAGTTGGTCATCGAAACGAAGCCCTCTCCGAAAACGGCCCTTGAAAAGATCCAAACCTTGCTTTTAAACGCGGTTTTAAACCATCATATCTCGGCGATTTATCTTTCCTACGATCCGAATACAAAAATATTAGAATATTCTTATGCAGGTCATCATCCAATCCTGATCTTCCGGGACGGGGAGATCATTCCTTTGGAAGGCGCGGGAAGAATCCTTTTGATCACCGCGGAAACGGAACTTCACAACTACGAATTTCAAATGAAAAAGGGGGATATTCTATTCTTATATTCGGATTGTCTTTTCGAAGTCCGAAACAACGAAGGGGAGATTTTAGGTTACGAGAATTTTATGCTCAAGATCCGGGAAATTCCGGTCCACACCCCTTCCAACATTTTGAAAACGTCCATCGACCAAGCCTTGACCTTCGGAAAAGGAAAACTTACGGACGATCTGGCCGTTTTGATTTTGGAGATTTTTTAA